From the Solanum pennellii chromosome 4, SPENNV200 genome, one window contains:
- the LOC107017379 gene encoding transcription factor bHLH84-like codes for MEHVGAFFDEEWESLSKLFSSTETADFMLQLQGDHGSMFSINGSDNAGSSYRTDNPQVAFSQLSDEVNNNFQYLSQESSITSCGSDHGMFFTNPSHDHLQHSNNIDDVNNQLLQVAINNNLPDEYQSIDFFDMDSKNLENLCINQDFQAEMVCDQLDNAGISPVSPKEMQLKRKCDKIAHENPKKKSRGSQDAQKSTKKKAQPKKGKKNQKMTQINNEEGEEETNNNADNQIAQSSSCCSSEDDSNASQELNGGTVSSNTKGKSRASRGAATDPQSLYARRRRERINERLRILQNLVPNGTKVDISTMLEEAVTYVKFLQLQIKLLSSDELWMYAPLAYHGMDIGIYQKMLPNLQ; via the exons atGGAACATGTTGGAGctttttttgatgaagaatgGGAGTCATTGAGCAAATTATTCTCTAGTACTGAAACTGCAGATTTCATGCTGCAATTGCAAGGTGATCATGGAAGTATGTTCTCGATAAATGGTAGCGATAATGCTGGCTCGAGCTATAGGACTGATAATCCACAAGTAGCATTCTCTCAATTGTCTGATGAAGTTAACaataactttcaatatttatctCAAGAAAGTAGCATTACTAGCTGTGGAAGTGATCATGGAATGTTTTTTACTAACCCGAGCCACGACCATCTGCAGCATTCTAACAACATTGATGATGTTAACAATCAGCTTCTTCAAGTAGCAATCAACAACAACCTTCCTGATGAGTATCAGTCCATTGATTTCTTCGATATGGACAgcaaaaatcttgaaaatttgtGTATTAATCAAGATTTTCAAGCTGAAATGGTATGCGATCAATTGGACAATGCTGGAATTTCCCCTGTTTCACCCAAGGAAATGCAACTGAAAAGGAAATGTGACAAAATAGCGCATGAAAATCCAAAGAAGAAATCGCGGGGTTCACAAGAT GCACAGAAAAGTACTAAGAAAAAGGCGCAGccaaaaaaggggaaaaagaaTCAGAAAATGACTCAAATTAAcaatgaagaaggagaagaagagacTAACAACAATGCAGATAACCAAATTGCACAAAGCTCGAGTTGCTGCAGCTCTGAGGATGATTCTAATGCATCTCAAGAACTAAATGGAGGCACGGTATCTTCAAACACCAAAGGAAAGTCAAGAGCTAGCAGAGGAGCTGCAACAGATCCACAAAGCCTTTATGCAagg agaagaagagaaagaattaACGAAAGATTGAGAATCTTGCAGAACCTTGTTCCTAATGGCACAAAG GTTGACATTAGCACAATGCTTGAAGAAGCAGTTACTTATGTGAAGTTTTTGCAGCTTCAAATTAAG TTACTGAGCTCAGATGAACTTTGGATGTATGCACCACTTGCTTATCATGGAATGGACATTGGCATCTATCAAAAAATGCTACCAAATCTGCAATGA